A single genomic interval of Sceloporus undulatus isolate JIND9_A2432 ecotype Alabama chromosome 2, SceUnd_v1.1, whole genome shotgun sequence harbors:
- the LOC121922591 gene encoding HLA class II histocompatibility antigen, DM beta chain: MGVFSPWWPLALGALWPAGAFVLQLETDCFLSDTGQVFWTNWMLTFNRIPFICYDNDYLPCGLGTIDPWRQVSSQLSQQLNATGPPQGPAACQACQGQTQSLWGRTAERRTPPNVLIFPVTPRNTPSPIMLACGAWGFYPPEVNITWFWNGAQLKDKMGALTLNNNGDWTYQARRTLPVDPKTGGIYTCKVDHVSLAEPIAKQWAPGLPLDLRLKVGLAVMVLAVGTVFLTVATIFWRRKWAPQGYVPIDGSTYPEGH; the protein is encoded by the exons ATGGGGGTCTTCAGCCCTTGGTGGCCCCTGGCTCTGGGGGCCCTCTGGCCAGCAG GGGCCTTTGTCCTCCAGCTGGAGACTGACTGCTTTCTCTCGGACACCGGCCAAGTCTTCTGGACCAACTGGATGCTGACCTTCAACAGGATCCCCTTCATCTGCTACGACAACGACTACCTGCCCTGCGGCCTGGGGACCATCGATCCTTGGCGCCAAGTGTCCTCTCAGCTTTCCCAGCAGCTGAACGCCACTGGCCCTCCCCAAGGACCAGCCGCCTGCCAGGCCTGCCAGGGCCAGACCCAGTCCCTCTGGGGCCGGACAGCAGAACGCCGCA CACCCCCAAATGTCCTCATTTTCCCGGTCACCCCCCGGAACACGCCATCACCCATCATGCTGGCTTGTGGTGCGTGGGGCTTCTACCCGCCTGAAGTGAACATCACCTGGTTCTGGAATGGGGCCCAGCTGAAGGACAAAATGGGGGCCCTCACCCTCAACAACAACGGGGACTGGACTTACCAGGCTCGGCGGACGCTGCCAGTCGACCCCAAAACCGGAGGGATCTACACCTGCAAAGTGGATCATGTCAGCCTTGCAGAGCCCATCGCCAAGCAGTGGG CCCCCGGTCTGCCTCTGGACCTGCGTCTCAAAGTGGGTCTGGCTGTGATGGTCTTGGCTGTGGGCACCGTCTTCCTCACAGTGGCCACCATCTTCTGGAGGAGGAAATGGGCGCCGCAAG GTTACGTTCCTATTGACGGCAGCACCTACCCAGAAG GGCACTAA